The genomic segment CTGCACGAAGAAAGTCATGTTGAACCCGATCACGGTGAGCCAGAAGTGCCATTTGCCGAGCGTCTCCGAGAGCATGCGCCCGGTGAACTTGGGGAACCAGTAATACACGCCCGCGAATATCGCGAATACCGAACCCCCGAATATGGCGTAGTGGAAATGCGCCACAATGAAGTAGCTGTCGGTGACGACCCAGTCGATAGGCACTGACGCGATAGCGACCCCGGTGAGGCCGCCTATGACGAACTCTATTATGAACGCCGTCCCGAAGAGCATAGGGGTCGCGAAGTTTATTCTTCCGCCCCACATAGTGGCCACCCAGTTGAGCACCTTGACGCCTGTCGGTATGGCGATCAGCATGCTCGCGAGCGAGAAATAAGCGTTCGCGACGTTTCCGAGACCGACGGCGAACATGTGGTGGGCCCATACGCCGAGGCTCAAGAGCCCTATCGCCACCGTCGATGCGGCGACGAACTCGTAGCCGTATATGGGTTTCCTCGAGAAGACAGGAATGACCTCCGATATGATGCCGAAAGCGGGGAGTATCAGTATGTAGACCTCCGGATGGCCGAATCCCCAGAAGAAGTGCTGCCAGAGAATTGCCGAGCCCCCGTGAGCCGGGGTGAAAAAGGTTGCGCCCAGCAGGCTGTCGAGGAGCATCATGGCGAATGCAGCTGTAATAATCGGTATCACGAAAATGAGAAGGAGCGACGTTACGAATATCATCCACACGAAGAGAGGAATCCTCCGCATCGTCATGCCGGGAGTCCTCATCGTCAGGATCGTGACCACGTTGTTGAGGCCCGAGGCGACCGAGCCAATTCCTGAAGCGAGCAGCCCTAGCGCCCAGTACGTGGGCCCCTTGTTGAGGGAGAACGGCTTTTCGCTTAACGGGGAGTACGCGAACCATCCGACGTCGGGTGCGCCGCTCTGCGTGAAGAAGCTGTAGTAGAGCAGTATGCCGCCGAAGAAAAAGAGCCAAAAGCTTAACGCGTTCAGGCGGGGGAAAGCCATGTCGCGCGCCCCTATCATGAGCGGCAGGAGGTAAACGCCTACGCCTATGAGGAAAGGCATGACGACGAAGAATATCATAGTCGTGCCGTGCATCGTGAAGAGCTGGTTATACATCTCGGGCGTGAGGAAATCGTTTCCGGGATGAGCGAGCTGTATCCGGATCAGGAGCGCCTCGAGTCCGCCAAGCAGGAAATAGACGAGTGTTATAATGAGGTACATGATGCCTATCTGCTTGTGGTCGACGGATGCGACCCAGGCGAGGAGGCCGTTGTTCTCCTTGAGAGAGGGTAGGGGCGCTGCGTTCTCGGGTACGAGGGGGATCCTACTGCTCATCGAGAGCCTCCAGGTAGGCGACTATTGATTTCACTTCGGAATCGGAGAGCTTCATGTTAGGCATATACGACCCCTGCTTGTACCTCTGGGGGTTGGCGAGCCATTTGGCGAGGTTCTCGGGCGTATTCGTTAGCACGCCTGCGCCTATCGTATCGCGGTCGGCGATATGCGTCAGGTCGGGTCCGACCCTCGCCGCAGCCGCGGTCCCGCGAATCGTGTGACAGTTCATGCAGGCGAGAGTCTGGAAAAGCCTCGCTCCCTCGGCCGCTATGCCGCTTTCAGGCGTGCGCGGCACGACGAGCTGCTCCTCCTGCCATTTCTTGAATTCCTCTTCGGTCTCCGCGACTACGCGTATGAGCATGTTGGCGTGCTGGTCGCCGCAGAACTCGGCGCATGCCCCGATATACACGCCCGGCTCGCCCGCGACAAGCCACATGTAATTGGGGTGTCCCGGCACCAGGTCTATTTTTCTACCGAGCTCCGGCACCCAGAAATCGTGTATCACGTCTATGGACTCGAGGCGTACGAGCAGCTTTTCCCCGGCGGGGATGTGTATTTCATTGGCCGTCATCACCCCTGACGCGGGGTATCTTATCTCCCACCACCACTGATGACCTATCACGAGGAGGTCGGGCTCCCTGTCCCCCGGCGGGGGGTCTATCGCCCTCATGGTGCTGCACGTGAGGAGGAAAAGCACGGCGACTATCGCAACGGGGATTATCGTCCAGACTACTTCGATCTTGAGGTTGCCGAAATCCTGATAAGGCTCGCCGTCGTCCCCGGGCTTCTTTCTGTATCTGATTACTATGTACGCGACCGCGATCACGATGATGCCGAGTATTACGGCGGATATGGCGATCGTATAGTAGGTTAAACCGGCGAGCGCCTCCATTTGAGGTGAGCTGGGATTAAAGAGGCCGCCAAGGTTTTCCATTGTAATTTATCGGCGCGATGGATTTAAATCGATTGATTATACGAACCCTGAACCATTATAATGACTTGTGAGCTTCATTGTCAACACCTCGCTGATACACGTCGCGGTAAACAGCGTGAAACAGGGGATATGATAATGCAATTTATGGTATTCTCTTGCATAATAATCCTGGCTGAGCATAATAGAAAAACGGCTTTTTCTTGACTTCAACGGAACGAGTTACCTTTGCCCTCTAAATGAAAAAATACATCTTTATATATTTTTCATTCCTGATTCTTTACATGTTGTTTATACACCCTCCGGCCGCGACTTTCTCTCAGGAAAAAGAGAAAGCGGCGGAAAAATCCGGCAACGAAGAAGCCGCAGAGCCAGTCGTCCGCATTTCCAAGGTAAGAATAAAAGGGGCGAAAGTCCTCACCAAGCAGGAGATAGAGCAGGGCATAGGGACCGGGTTCCCTTCCATCAAGTTCTGGGTGAAGAAGCCCGAGTTCAACGAAGAAGTGCTCAAGGACGATATGGTCAGGATCAAGAGACTCTATGCGAACCAGGGATATTACGACGCCGAGGCATCCTACGAGCTCAAGTTCAATAAGGACAACACGAAGGTCGAGATAACCATAAACATAAAGGAGGGCGAGCCGGTAATACTTACCGAGCTGAGCCTGGAGTATGAAGGGGATTTGAGCGACGACACCAAAAAGGAGATAGAAAAAGCCGTGCCGCTCAAGGTGGACAAGAATTTCTCCCCCAACGGATACCAGCAGACCAAGGGCGCGATCACCGAGATACTCTCCGACAAGGGATATCCCAAGGCCGAGATAGAGGGCGAGGCGCTCGTCAACAGGAAGGAAAAATGGGCGAAGGCGACGTTCGTCATCAAGCCGGGCTCCGTGTACAGGTTCGGCACGGTTACAGTCGAGGGGAACGAGAAGGTGGAGAGTTATATAATTTCGAGGGAGGCGGTCTTCAAGCAGGGCGAGGAATATTCATTGACAAAGATTAACGAAACGCAGGCGAATATATTTCAGCTCGGCCTGTTCAGGTCGGTCGTGATCGACCCCGTATACAACGAAGAGCTGAAGACCGCCGACATGAAAATAATTGTGAAGGAGAGGAAGCAGGGGTCGGTGAAATTCGGCGTCGGCTTCGGCACGGAGGACAAGCTGAGAGGGCAGGTTATCTGGACCAAGAGGAATTTCTTCGGCGGCGGGCGGAGGCTCGAGGTCGCGGGAAAGGCTTCTTTCATCACACAGAGGCTCGAGACGAGCGTGATACAGCCCTATATACTGGGCAGGGATTCGACCCTCACGGGAACCCTCAATTTCCAGAGGGACGACGTCCCGAGCTTCGAGGGCGAAAGCTTCCTCACCTCGGCCGAGCTGCAGAAGGACTTCGCTCAATACTATTCGTCGTTCGGCTCCTTCAACGTGCAGTTCTCAAGGGTGCAGAAGAGCGCGAGGAGGACACCCGAAGAACAGAGCAGGGAAAATTTCTTCCTCACTTTCTTCAACACCGGGCTCGAGCGGGACACGACGGACAACATTCTTAACCCCACGCGCGGCTGGGTGGTCTCAACCGGGCTCGAGTCCTCGTTCAGGGCGCTCCTCTCGGACGTGAATTACCTGAAGGGTACGGTCGAGCTGAGGGGGTACAAGAAATTATACAGGATGATCCTCGCCAAGAAGATAACCGTGGGAGTTATCCAGCCTTTCGGAAATACCGGCACGTTCGACATACCGATATTCAAGAGGTTCTTCGCGGGAGGCAGCACGAGCATGAGGGGCTTCCCTTTCCAGAAGCTCGGCCCGCTCAGCGACGGCGGAGACCCGCTCGGCGGCAACTCCCTCC from the Thermodesulfobacteriota bacterium genome contains:
- the ctaD gene encoding cytochrome c oxidase subunit I, which encodes MSSRIPLVPENAAPLPSLKENNGLLAWVASVDHKQIGIMYLIITLVYFLLGGLEALLIRIQLAHPGNDFLTPEMYNQLFTMHGTTMIFFVVMPFLIGVGVYLLPLMIGARDMAFPRLNALSFWLFFFGGILLYYSFFTQSGAPDVGWFAYSPLSEKPFSLNKGPTYWALGLLASGIGSVASGLNNVVTILTMRTPGMTMRRIPLFVWMIFVTSLLLIFVIPIITAAFAMMLLDSLLGATFFTPAHGGSAILWQHFFWGFGHPEVYILILPAFGIISEVIPVFSRKPIYGYEFVAASTVAIGLLSLGVWAHHMFAVGLGNVANAYFSLASMLIAIPTGVKVLNWVATMWGGRINFATPMLFGTAFIIEFVIGGLTGVAIASVPIDWVVTDSYFIVAHFHYAIFGGSVFAIFAGVYYWFPKFTGRMLSETLGKWHFWLTVIGFNMTFFVQHFLGVMGMPRRTYTYHDMPYWGSMNLLSTIGALILGLSAIVFVWNILVSLRNGKPAGDNPWNAWTLEWATTSPPAVENFELVPPVRGRRPLWDLAHPDQPDEPGAKIV
- the coxB gene encoding cytochrome c oxidase subunit II, encoding MENLGGLFNPSSPQMEALAGLTYYTIAISAVILGIIVIAVAYIVIRYRKKPGDDGEPYQDFGNLKIEVVWTIIPVAIVAVLFLLTCSTMRAIDPPPGDREPDLLVIGHQWWWEIRYPASGVMTANEIHIPAGEKLLVRLESIDVIHDFWVPELGRKIDLVPGHPNYMWLVAGEPGVYIGACAEFCGDQHANMLIRVVAETEEEFKKWQEEQLVVPRTPESGIAAEGARLFQTLACMNCHTIRGTAAAARVGPDLTHIADRDTIGAGVLTNTPENLAKWLANPQRYKQGSYMPNMKLSDSEVKSIVAYLEALDEQ
- the bamA gene encoding outer membrane protein assembly factor BamA, with amino-acid sequence MLFIHPPAATFSQEKEKAAEKSGNEEAAEPVVRISKVRIKGAKVLTKQEIEQGIGTGFPSIKFWVKKPEFNEEVLKDDMVRIKRLYANQGYYDAEASYELKFNKDNTKVEITINIKEGEPVILTELSLEYEGDLSDDTKKEIEKAVPLKVDKNFSPNGYQQTKGAITEILSDKGYPKAEIEGEALVNRKEKWAKATFVIKPGSVYRFGTVTVEGNEKVESYIISREAVFKQGEEYSLTKINETQANIFQLGLFRSVVIDPVYNEELKTADMKIIVKERKQGSVKFGVGFGTEDKLRGQVIWTKRNFFGGGRRLEVAGKASFITQRLETSVIQPYILGRDSTLTGTLNFQRDDVPSFEGESFLTSAELQKDFAQYYSSFGSFNVQFSRVQKSARRTPEEQSRENFFLTFFNTGLERDTTDNILNPTRGWVVSTGLESSFRALLSDVNYLKGTVELRGYKKLYRMILAKKITVGVIQPFGNTGTFDIPIFKRFFAGGSTSMRGFPFQKLGPLSDGGDPLGGNSLLVGSFEVRYPIYGDFGGVVFFDYGNVYADEWSFPLGGIKYAPGVGLRYDTIIGPVRFDVGYALNPESGIRRVQFFISIGQAF